In Fimbriimonadales bacterium, a genomic segment contains:
- a CDS encoding RNA polymerase sigma factor, which yields MKPLAQESDKHLVELAQAGNLDAFETLYHRHKERLYTVAVGILGNHSDAQDIVQEAYLRSFSRLEKLRKETSILAYLLRIVSNAAIDILRFRKTSHTVPLEGANQGIDEIPDAQRNPEVAMEEANRVSILQEALLTLPADQRVVVVMHHIEGLPVQDIAEQLKIPVGTVKSRLGRARETLRRKLQGKLEG from the coding sequence TTGAAACCGCTTGCTCAAGAATCGGATAAGCATTTGGTCGAGCTCGCGCAGGCGGGAAACCTCGATGCTTTCGAAACACTTTACCATCGCCATAAAGAGCGGCTCTATACTGTGGCGGTGGGGATTCTGGGAAATCATAGTGATGCACAGGACATTGTTCAGGAGGCTTACTTACGTTCCTTTTCTCGACTCGAAAAGTTGCGTAAGGAGACTAGCATTCTTGCCTACCTGTTGCGAATTGTCAGCAATGCGGCAATCGATATCCTACGATTTCGCAAAACGAGTCACACAGTCCCATTGGAAGGAGCTAATCAGGGGATAGATGAAATTCCGGACGCGCAACGGAATCCCGAGGTGGCAATGGAAGAGGCGAACCGTGTTTCAATCTTGCAAGAAGCCCTGCTCACTCTTCCTGCAGACCAACGAGTGGTCGTCGTGATGCATCATATCGAGGGTCTTCCTGTCCAAGATATCGCGGAGCAATTGAAGATTCCGGTAGGAACGGTAAAAAGCCGTTTGGGAAGAGCACGAGAAACGCTTCGAAGGAAGTTGCAAGGGAAACTGGAAGGATGA
- a CDS encoding rhomboid family intramembrane serine protease, with product MGKRPPGPLVNNAIYNFLYRSGSPFTYIVLGVVCLAFLLFWLGSGNPETYAFVKSTFFTPSEFLRKPWTIFTYWIFTADLGLLLFIGLGLYFFASSLEREYGTKRFALAFSGLVLICPISFWLGYLFGVGDVPLMTVGLPVAGCLVAWAARHPHSKILLFMVVPIEARWVGWLTVIGVGIGYGWGHPLFSIFALLPLGLCYLYATRRLKLPEFPRKQKRVFFEKDYEGLDPDKRRAAEEERRRLRELFERSWKQGDEEDK from the coding sequence ATGGGAAAAAGACCCCCAGGACCGCTCGTCAACAACGCAATTTATAATTTCCTTTACCGCAGTGGAAGTCCTTTTACCTACATAGTCTTGGGAGTCGTTTGTCTGGCTTTCCTGCTTTTTTGGCTCGGCTCTGGGAACCCTGAAACCTATGCATTTGTCAAATCCACCTTTTTCACTCCGAGCGAATTCCTCAGAAAACCTTGGACAATTTTCACTTACTGGATATTCACGGCAGACTTAGGATTATTACTCTTTATAGGGCTCGGGCTTTATTTCTTCGCTTCTTCCCTCGAGCGAGAGTATGGGACAAAAAGATTCGCATTGGCATTTTCGGGTTTGGTGCTGATTTGCCCAATTTCCTTTTGGCTGGGTTATCTCTTCGGGGTAGGGGATGTGCCGCTCATGACCGTGGGACTTCCGGTCGCTGGATGCTTGGTTGCTTGGGCAGCGAGACATCCCCATTCGAAGATTCTTTTATTTATGGTAGTCCCTATAGAGGCGAGATGGGTAGGTTGGTTAACGGTCATAGGTGTAGGAATTGGATATGGATGGGGGCATCCACTTTTTTCGATTTTTGCCCTGCTGCCTTTAGGGCTTTGCTACCTCTATGCAACGAGACGCTTGAAACTTCCAGAGTTTCCGCGAAAACAAAAAAGAGTCTTTTTTGAAAAAGACTACGAAGGTCTCGACCCCGATAAAAGGAGAGCGGCAGAGGAGGAGCGAAGGCGTCTGCGCGAGCTGTTCGAAAGAAGTTGGAAACAAGGAGACGAGGAAGACAAATAG
- a CDS encoding DinB family protein → MKYQDQIVRSTRMALDDLFRTAKAVPPDKIEWKPLEEGRSVLDQLQECAQAPVWFRSVLEERACPPFDEEKWKQALIERKKWNTIEKCEEAARENTEKLFETIQNFSDEDLDVMVHFPFQEGFLRSIADIMGFHYWNLVYHTGQINYIQTLYGDKEMH, encoded by the coding sequence ATGAAATACCAAGACCAAATTGTCCGCTCGACGCGAATGGCACTCGATGATCTTTTCCGCACTGCAAAAGCAGTCCCTCCCGATAAAATCGAATGGAAACCCCTCGAAGAAGGAAGAAGCGTCCTCGACCAACTTCAAGAATGTGCGCAAGCACCCGTATGGTTTAGGTCCGTTTTGGAGGAACGCGCTTGTCCACCCTTCGATGAAGAAAAATGGAAACAAGCGCTTATAGAGCGAAAAAAATGGAACACCATCGAAAAATGCGAAGAGGCTGCAAGAGAAAACACCGAGAAACTCTTCGAGACGATTCAGAATTTTTCGGATGAGGATTTAGATGTAATGGTACATTTTCCTTTTCAGGAAGGTTTTCTCCGTTCCATTGCAGACATCATGGGTTTTCACTATTGGAATTTGGTTTATCACACAGGGCAAATCAACTATATTCAAACTTTATACGGGGACAAAGAAATGCATTGA